In Ctenopharyngodon idella isolate HZGC_01 chromosome 2, HZGC01, whole genome shotgun sequence, the following are encoded in one genomic region:
- the eif4g1a gene encoding eukaryotic translation initiation factor 4 gamma 1a isoform X1, whose translation MNKPPQPITGPPAVPHPAQSPGLTQGAYPPGQPPSVVFPGPSPQMNTAPQPRQFAPGPRALHQQGGFRSLQPYYANRPNMQGSAPRVPPSNTPRSVAPTHVYQPTSQVMMIPQQQLPFANSQGHTFFLHGQYRPPYMPPTQQYSVSSGTAGFYAGSSPAEYGTYDPSLAGRERRGGGGRGAGRENGRLSLHGAPLTSQRYPAAAYYPATQQYPASVPATPVMMNPAQQQPAPPPQQAPPQQSAPVKPRERKQIRIRDPNQGGRDITEEIMSGGRTTSTPTPPQTVGLEAGGPVQTNGESVPSVAVRADDQGKSLAPPAAVSTPPPSKTPEQAPAAPSAADSKPVSEVRPVSPLSKIPIPPAEEPALSPALPPSPSPSPSPSPPPANNPQPSEPQTSDSVDAPVLPDAPVQQKEPVDTSPLEEPTFTGVAKEEPEVAKEKELEPVAETEAVSDSSPAAITSIPVETSPAVANDGDDASGDPIPVTTATPVPEPVIDEPKEQPLLNGLPQDSAEAPDVKPESSTNPVAEQAVPQVQQSCLTAVKAPVEETEKEKVEEMPAPVAVCPVEETTMQAAVTTVPKKKKKIKDLNNKGFGDVLDAFKEPEEKKPAPEPEVAQKEPSPAPTPTPPAEELEETWEEKEDKLDTENIEPDASKPVEQKYQYKEEQWKPINPEEKKRYDREFLLGFQFISASMHKPEGLPHISDVVLDKANKTPLRPLDPRSLMNCGPDFTPSYANLGRQSSGGGGRGPHSSQSARRPQPGRGKDQINRNPKIITSVSIKDNVELNQAENAWTPSVKKQARSRGVEEEEDDAEAAKTQELFRRVRSVLNKLTPQMFQQLMKQVTELSIDTEERLKGVIDLIFEKAISEPNFSVAYANMCRCLMGLKVPTSDKPGVTVNFRKLLLNRCQKEFEKDKDDDVIFEQKQKELDASTEEEERQRLNEELVEAKDKARRRSLGNIKFIGELFKLKMLTEPIMHDCIVKLLKNHDEESLECLCRLLSTIGKDLDFEKAKPRMDQYFHQMEKIIKERKTSSRIRFMLQDVLDLRKNNWVPRRGDLGPKTIDQIHKEAELEEHREQIKVQQQLLSKKDSSQGRGGRGGPHSSGGRGSQTQDEGWNIVPISTKNRPIDTSRLSKITKPGDFSNQLLAPGGKGSWGSWGKGSSGGTGAKSTGEQDQGRPATSTLNRFSALQQSGQSSSSSSSLDSDRRVPQRNSSSRDRGDRDRNDRDRDRNDRDRDRFDRFDSRREDRDRGLDRPRQAITKRSFSRENEERRGGDSRGPPDSVRRVSSMTENRDRGSRERDRSKDTVKPVSAPVPPPPAPAKPAMSEEELDKKSKSIIEEYLHINDMKEAVQCVQELNSASLLFVFVRNGVESTLERSTIAREHVGLLFQKLVSARILLPEQYYKGLQEILEIADDMAIDIPHIWLYLAEIITPMLQEGGIPMGQLFSEVSKPLLPMGKAAILLVDILNLLCKGLSHKKAGAMWLEAGLRWKDFLPEDEDVNKFVTEQKMEFTLGEESEKPSKKELTAEELSKHLDRLLQEKANNQRIYDWVEANLDEQKMSSNQFVRALMTSVCQSAVICENPYKVDVEQINQRAKLLQKYLSDEMKELQALYALQALMVQMEQPANLLRMFFDALYDEDVIKEEAFYKWESSKDPAEQLGKGVALKSVTAFFTWLREAESESDNS comes from the exons ATCCCTCTCTGGCAGGGAGGGAGAGGCGGGGGGGTGGGGGGAGAGGTGCGGGCAGAGAGAACGGACGTCTCTCGCTGCACGGAGCTCCTCTCACCTCCCAGCGCTATCCTG CGGCTGCCTATTACCCTGCGACACAGCAGTACCCAGCGTCAGTCCCCGCCACGCCTGTCATGATGAATCCCGCTCAGCAGCAACCGGCTCCGCCTCCACAGCAAGCTCCGCCTCAGCAGTCGGCACCAGTCAAACCGAGAGAGCGCAAACAG ATCAGAATACGTGACCCCAACCAGGGAGGACGTGACATCACAGAGGAGATTATGTCTGGAGGGAGAACGACCTCCACACCCACTCCTCCGCAG ACTGTTGGTCTAGAGGCGGGAGGTCCTGTCCAGACCAATGGTGAAAGTGTTCCGTCTGTTGCTGTTAGAGCTG ATGATCAAGGAAAGTCCTTGGCTCCTCCTGCAGCTGTGTCCACCCCTCCTCCATCAAAGACACCAGAGCAAGCCCCCGCTGCACCTTCAGCCGCCGACTCTAAACCTGTGTCGGAGGTCAGACCTGTTTCACCTTTGAGCAAGATTCCCATTCCTCCAGCAGAGGAACCTGCGCTATCCCCCGCACTCCCACCTTCTCCTTCTCCTTCTccttctccttctcctcctcccgCAAACAATCCCCAACCTTCAGAGCCTCAAACTAGCGACAGTGTGGATGCTCCAGTGCTCCCTGATGCCCCTGTCCAACAGAAGGAGCCCGTGGACACTTCCCCTCTTGAGGAGCCAACTTTTACTGGGGTTGCAAAAGAGGAGCCCGAGGTAGCCAAGGAGAAAGAGTTAGAACCTGTAGCTGAAACAGAGGCCGTATCTGACTCTAGCCCGGCTGCCATCACCTCCATCCCCGTGGAGACTTCTCCTGCTGTAGCTAATGACGGTGATGATGCTTCTGGGGACCCCATCCCTGTAACCACGGCAACACCCGTTCCAGAACCGGTCATTGATGAGCCAAAGGAACAGCCTTTGCTTAACGGTTTGCCTCAGGATTCTGCAGAGGCTCCAGATGTGAAGCCAGAGAGCTCCACTAATCCAGTTGCTGAACAAGCAGTTCCTCAGGTCCAGCAGAGCTGCCTTACGGCTGTGAAAGCACCTGTGGAGGAAACAGAAAAGGAGAAAGTAGAGGAGATGCCCGCCCCTGTAGCAGTCTGCCCTGTTGAGGAAACGACTATGCAAG CTGCCGTGACAACAGTgccaaagaagaaaaagaagatcAAGGATCTGAATAACAAAGGTTTTGGAGATGTCCTAGATGCCTTCAAAGAG CCAGAGGAGAAAAAGCCTGCTCCTGAGCCAGAGGTTGCTCAGAAAGAACCCTCCCCGGCGCCAACCCCTACCCCACCAGCTGAAGAGTTGGAAGAAACATGGGAGGAGAAGGAGGACAAGCTGGACACAGAAAATATTGAGCCTGATGCGTCAAAACCTGTGGAACAGAAATATCAATATAAAGAAG AGCAATGGAAGCCCATCAACCCAGAAGAGAAGAAACGATATGATCGAGAGTTCCTGCTTGGCTTCCAGTTCATTAGTGCAAGCATGCACAAGCCAGAGGGTTTGCCGCACATCAGCGATGTTGTCTTGGACAAG GCAAATAAAACCCCTTTGCGGCCGCTGGATCCCAGGAGTCTGATGAACTGTGGGCCCGATTTCACACCTTCATATGCTAACTTAGGTAGACAGTCATCCGGAGGAGGAGGGCGAGGACCG cacTCTTCTCAGTCTGCACGACGCCCTCAGCCGGGTCGAGGCAAAGACCAAATCAATCGCAACCCCAAGATCATCACCAGCGTGTCTATTAAAGACAATGTGGAACTCAACCAGGCTGAGAACGCTTGGACGCCTTCGGTCAAGAAGCAAGCCCGAAGCCGTGGAgtagaggaggaggaagatgaCGCTGAGGCTGCAAAAACACAAGAGCTGTTCCGCCGCGTGCGCAGTGTCCTTAACAAGCTCACGCCGCAGATGTTCCAGCAACTGATGAAGCAGGTGACGGAGCTCAGCATAGACACAGAAGAGAGGCTCAAGGGTGTCATTGACCTCATCTTTGAGAAAGCCATCTCTGAACCCAACTTCTCTGTAGCTTATGCCAACATGTGCCGCTGCCTTATGGGG CTTAAAGTCCCCACTTCAGACAAACCGGGAGTCACTGTGAATTTCCGTAAACTACTGCTCAATCGTTGTCAAAAAGAGTTTGAAAAGGACAAGGATGATGACGTGATCTTTGAGCAAAAACAGAAGGAGCTGGATGCTTCCACGGAG gAAGAGGAGCGTCAGCGCCTAAATGAGGAGCTGGTAGAAGCCAAGGACAAGGCACGTAGGCGGTCGCTCGGAAATATCAAGTTCATCGGAGAGTTGTTCAAGCTGAAAATGCTGACAGAGCCCATCATGCATGACTGCATTGTCAAGCTCTTGAAGAACCATGATGAGGAGAGCTTAGAGTGCCTTTGCCGGCTGCTGTCCACCATTGGCAAAGACCTAGACTTTGAGAAGGCCAAG CCTCGTATGGATCAGTACTTCCACCAGATGGAGAAGATCATTAAAGAGAGGAAGACGTCTTCTAGAATCCGCTTCATGCTACAGGATGTATTAGACCTCCGAAAG AACAACTGGGTGCCCAGGAGAGGAGATCTGGGTCCCAAGACCATTGATCAGATCCACAAAGAAGCTGAGTTGGAAGAACACAGAGAGCAAATCAAAGTCCAACAACAGCTGCTTTCCAAGAAAGACTCTAGTCAGGGTCGAGGGGGCCGTGGTGGGCCGCACTCCTCTGGGGGCCGCGGTAGCCAGACCCAAGATGAGGGCTGGAACATTGTGCCTATTTCTACTAAGAACAGACCGATTGACACCAGCCGCCTCAGTAAAATTACTAAG CCTGGAGATTTCAGCAACCAGCTGCTGGCCCCAGGAGGAAAGGGTTCATGGGGTAGCTGGGGCAAAGGGAGCAGTGGAGGCACAGGAGCCAAGTCCACTGGAGAGCAAG ACCAGGGGAGACCTGCCACTAGCACACTCAACCGCTTCTCTGCATTGCAGCAGTCTGGACAATCTtcttcatcctcatcctcaCTTGACTCTGATCGTAGAGTGCCTCAAAG AAACAGCTCCAGTAGGGACCGTGGTGACAGAGATCGCAATGACCGAGACAGAGATCGCAATGACCGAGACAGAGATCGCTTTGACCGATTTGATAGCAGGCGGGAAGATCGGGACCGAGGCCTAGACAGACCCCGTCAGGCCATCACCAAACGCAGCTTCAGCCGTGAAAATGAAGAACGCAGAGGAGGTGACAGCCGCGGACCTCCGGATTCTGTACGCCGCGTGTCCAGCATGACAGAGAACCGCGACCGAGGCAGTCGTGAGCGCGATAGAAGCAAAGACACAG TGAAGCCTGTGTCGGCTCCTGTTCCACCACCTCCTGCTCCAGCCAAACCTGCCATGAGTGAGGAAGAGCTGGACAAGAAGTCCAAATCCATAATTGAAGAGTATCTCCACATCAATGACATGAAG GAGGCAGTGCAGTGTGTGCAGGAGCTGAACAGCGCCTCTCTTCTCTTCGTGTTTGTACGGAACGGTGTGGAGTCCACGCTGGAGCGCAGCACCATCGCTAGAGAGCATGTGGGCCTGTTGTTTCAGAAGCTTGTTAGTGCTAGAATACTACTACCTGAGCAGTACTACAAGGG ACTTCAGGAGATTCTGGAGATAGCAGATGATATGGCCATTGACATTCCTCACATTTGGCTCTACTTGGCTGAGATCATCACACCCATGTTGCAAGAGGGTGGCATTCCCATGGGCCAGCTTTTCAG TGAAGTGTCCAAACCTCTACTGCCAATGGGCAAAGCAGCAATCTTGCTTGTTGACATACTTAACCTTCTCTGCAAAGGGCTG AGTCACAAAAAGGCTGGAGCGATGTGGTTGGAGGCAGGACTCAGGTGGAAAGACTTTCTGCCTGAAGATGAGGATGTCAATAAGTTTGTTACAGAGCAG AAAATGGAGTTCACTCTGGGTGAGGAATCTGAGAAGCCCAGTAAGAAAGAACTGACTGCTGAGGAGCTGAGTAAACATTTGGACAGGTTGTTACAGGAAAAAGCCAACAACCAGAGGATCTATGACTGGGTagag GCCAACCTAGATGAGCAGAAGATGAGCTCCAATCAGTTTGTGCGGGCCTTGATGACATCTGTGTGTCAGTCTGCCGTTATAT GTGAGAACCCCTACAAGGTGGATGTAGAGCAGATTAACCAAAGGGCCAAGCTGCTGCAGAAGTACCTCTCTGATGAAATGAAGGAGCTGCAGGCACTCTACGCTCTCCAGGCTCTCATGGTGCAGATGGAGCAGCCGGCCA ATTTACTGCGTATGTTTTTCGACGCGCTGTACGATGAGGACGTGATCAAAGAGGAAGCCTTCTACAAATGGGAGTCCAGCAAAGACCCGGCGGAGCAGCTGGGAAAGGGTGTGGCCCTGAAGTCTGTCACTGCCTTCTTCACTTGGTTACGGGAGGCTGAGTCCGAATCTGACAACAGCTAA
- the eif4g1a gene encoding eukaryotic translation initiation factor 4 gamma 1a isoform X8, with protein MNKPPQPITGPPAVPHPAQSPGLTQGAYPPGQPPSVVFPGPSPQMNTAPQPRQPYYANRPNMQGSAPRVPPSNTPRSVAPTHVYQPTSQVMMIPQQQLPFANSQGHTFFLHGQYRPPYMPPTQQYSVSSGTAGFYAGSSPAEYGTYAAAYYPATQQYPASVPATPVMMNPAQQQPAPPPQQAPPQQSAPVKPRERKQIRIRDPNQGGRDITEEIMSGGRTTSTPTPPQTVGLEAGGPVQTNGESVPSVAVRADDQGKSLAPPAAVSTPPPSKTPEQAPAAPSAADSKPVSEVRPVSPLSKIPIPPAEEPALSPALPPSPSPSPSPSPPPANNPQPSEPQTSDSVDAPVLPDAPVQQKEPVDTSPLEEPTFTGVAKEEPEVAKEKELEPVAETEAVSDSSPAAITSIPVETSPAVANDGDDASGDPIPVTTATPVPEPVIDEPKEQPLLNGLPQDSAEAPDVKPESSTNPVAEQAVPQVQQSCLTAVKAPVEETEKEKVEEMPAPVAVCPVEETTMQAAVTTVPKKKKKIKDLNNKGFGDVLDAFKEPEEKKPAPEPEVAQKEPSPAPTPTPPAEELEETWEEKEDKLDTENIEPDASKPVEQKYQYKEEQWKPINPEEKKRYDREFLLGFQFISASMHKPEGLPHISDVVLDKANKTPLRPLDPRSLMNCGPDFTPSYANLGRQSSGGGGRGPSARRPQPGRGKDQINRNPKIITSVSIKDNVELNQAENAWTPSVKKQARSRGVEEEEDDAEAAKTQELFRRVRSVLNKLTPQMFQQLMKQVTELSIDTEERLKGVIDLIFEKAISEPNFSVAYANMCRCLMGLKVPTSDKPGVTVNFRKLLLNRCQKEFEKDKDDDVIFEQKQKELDASTEEEERQRLNEELVEAKDKARRRSLGNIKFIGELFKLKMLTEPIMHDCIVKLLKNHDEESLECLCRLLSTIGKDLDFEKAKPRMDQYFHQMEKIIKERKTSSRIRFMLQDVLDLRKNNWVPRRGDLGPKTIDQIHKEAELEEHREQIKVQQQLLSKKDSSQGRGGRGGPHSSGGRGSQTQDEGWNIVPISTKNRPIDTSRLSKITKPGDFSNQLLAPGGKGSWGSWGKGSSGGTGAKSTGEQDQGRPATSTLNRFSALQQSGQSSSSSSSLDSDRRVPQRNSSSRDRGDRDRNDRDRDRNDRDRDRFDRFDSRREDRDRGLDRPRQAITKRSFSRENEERRGGDSRGPPDSVRRVSSMTENRDRGSRERDRSKDTVKPVSAPVPPPPAPAKPAMSEEELDKKSKSIIEEYLHINDMKEAVQCVQELNSASLLFVFVRNGVESTLERSTIAREHVGLLFQKLVSARILLPEQYYKGLQEILEIADDMAIDIPHIWLYLAEIITPMLQEGGIPMGQLFSEVSKPLLPMGKAAILLVDILNLLCKGLSHKKAGAMWLEAGLRWKDFLPEDEDVNKFVTEQKMEFTLGEESEKPSKKELTAEELSKHLDRLLQEKANNQRIYDWVEANLDEQKMSSNQFVRALMTSVCQSAVICENPYKVDVEQINQRAKLLQKYLSDEMKELQALYALQALMVQMEQPANLLRMFFDALYDEDVIKEEAFYKWESSKDPAEQLGKGVALKSVTAFFTWLREAESESDNS; from the exons CGGCTGCCTATTACCCTGCGACACAGCAGTACCCAGCGTCAGTCCCCGCCACGCCTGTCATGATGAATCCCGCTCAGCAGCAACCGGCTCCGCCTCCACAGCAAGCTCCGCCTCAGCAGTCGGCACCAGTCAAACCGAGAGAGCGCAAACAG ATCAGAATACGTGACCCCAACCAGGGAGGACGTGACATCACAGAGGAGATTATGTCTGGAGGGAGAACGACCTCCACACCCACTCCTCCGCAG ACTGTTGGTCTAGAGGCGGGAGGTCCTGTCCAGACCAATGGTGAAAGTGTTCCGTCTGTTGCTGTTAGAGCTG ATGATCAAGGAAAGTCCTTGGCTCCTCCTGCAGCTGTGTCCACCCCTCCTCCATCAAAGACACCAGAGCAAGCCCCCGCTGCACCTTCAGCCGCCGACTCTAAACCTGTGTCGGAGGTCAGACCTGTTTCACCTTTGAGCAAGATTCCCATTCCTCCAGCAGAGGAACCTGCGCTATCCCCCGCACTCCCACCTTCTCCTTCTCCTTCTccttctccttctcctcctcccgCAAACAATCCCCAACCTTCAGAGCCTCAAACTAGCGACAGTGTGGATGCTCCAGTGCTCCCTGATGCCCCTGTCCAACAGAAGGAGCCCGTGGACACTTCCCCTCTTGAGGAGCCAACTTTTACTGGGGTTGCAAAAGAGGAGCCCGAGGTAGCCAAGGAGAAAGAGTTAGAACCTGTAGCTGAAACAGAGGCCGTATCTGACTCTAGCCCGGCTGCCATCACCTCCATCCCCGTGGAGACTTCTCCTGCTGTAGCTAATGACGGTGATGATGCTTCTGGGGACCCCATCCCTGTAACCACGGCAACACCCGTTCCAGAACCGGTCATTGATGAGCCAAAGGAACAGCCTTTGCTTAACGGTTTGCCTCAGGATTCTGCAGAGGCTCCAGATGTGAAGCCAGAGAGCTCCACTAATCCAGTTGCTGAACAAGCAGTTCCTCAGGTCCAGCAGAGCTGCCTTACGGCTGTGAAAGCACCTGTGGAGGAAACAGAAAAGGAGAAAGTAGAGGAGATGCCCGCCCCTGTAGCAGTCTGCCCTGTTGAGGAAACGACTATGCAAG CTGCCGTGACAACAGTgccaaagaagaaaaagaagatcAAGGATCTGAATAACAAAGGTTTTGGAGATGTCCTAGATGCCTTCAAAGAG CCAGAGGAGAAAAAGCCTGCTCCTGAGCCAGAGGTTGCTCAGAAAGAACCCTCCCCGGCGCCAACCCCTACCCCACCAGCTGAAGAGTTGGAAGAAACATGGGAGGAGAAGGAGGACAAGCTGGACACAGAAAATATTGAGCCTGATGCGTCAAAACCTGTGGAACAGAAATATCAATATAAAGAAG AGCAATGGAAGCCCATCAACCCAGAAGAGAAGAAACGATATGATCGAGAGTTCCTGCTTGGCTTCCAGTTCATTAGTGCAAGCATGCACAAGCCAGAGGGTTTGCCGCACATCAGCGATGTTGTCTTGGACAAG GCAAATAAAACCCCTTTGCGGCCGCTGGATCCCAGGAGTCTGATGAACTGTGGGCCCGATTTCACACCTTCATATGCTAACTTAGGTAGACAGTCATCCGGAGGAGGAGGGCGAGGACCG TCTGCACGACGCCCTCAGCCGGGTCGAGGCAAAGACCAAATCAATCGCAACCCCAAGATCATCACCAGCGTGTCTATTAAAGACAATGTGGAACTCAACCAGGCTGAGAACGCTTGGACGCCTTCGGTCAAGAAGCAAGCCCGAAGCCGTGGAgtagaggaggaggaagatgaCGCTGAGGCTGCAAAAACACAAGAGCTGTTCCGCCGCGTGCGCAGTGTCCTTAACAAGCTCACGCCGCAGATGTTCCAGCAACTGATGAAGCAGGTGACGGAGCTCAGCATAGACACAGAAGAGAGGCTCAAGGGTGTCATTGACCTCATCTTTGAGAAAGCCATCTCTGAACCCAACTTCTCTGTAGCTTATGCCAACATGTGCCGCTGCCTTATGGGG CTTAAAGTCCCCACTTCAGACAAACCGGGAGTCACTGTGAATTTCCGTAAACTACTGCTCAATCGTTGTCAAAAAGAGTTTGAAAAGGACAAGGATGATGACGTGATCTTTGAGCAAAAACAGAAGGAGCTGGATGCTTCCACGGAG gAAGAGGAGCGTCAGCGCCTAAATGAGGAGCTGGTAGAAGCCAAGGACAAGGCACGTAGGCGGTCGCTCGGAAATATCAAGTTCATCGGAGAGTTGTTCAAGCTGAAAATGCTGACAGAGCCCATCATGCATGACTGCATTGTCAAGCTCTTGAAGAACCATGATGAGGAGAGCTTAGAGTGCCTTTGCCGGCTGCTGTCCACCATTGGCAAAGACCTAGACTTTGAGAAGGCCAAG CCTCGTATGGATCAGTACTTCCACCAGATGGAGAAGATCATTAAAGAGAGGAAGACGTCTTCTAGAATCCGCTTCATGCTACAGGATGTATTAGACCTCCGAAAG AACAACTGGGTGCCCAGGAGAGGAGATCTGGGTCCCAAGACCATTGATCAGATCCACAAAGAAGCTGAGTTGGAAGAACACAGAGAGCAAATCAAAGTCCAACAACAGCTGCTTTCCAAGAAAGACTCTAGTCAGGGTCGAGGGGGCCGTGGTGGGCCGCACTCCTCTGGGGGCCGCGGTAGCCAGACCCAAGATGAGGGCTGGAACATTGTGCCTATTTCTACTAAGAACAGACCGATTGACACCAGCCGCCTCAGTAAAATTACTAAG CCTGGAGATTTCAGCAACCAGCTGCTGGCCCCAGGAGGAAAGGGTTCATGGGGTAGCTGGGGCAAAGGGAGCAGTGGAGGCACAGGAGCCAAGTCCACTGGAGAGCAAG ACCAGGGGAGACCTGCCACTAGCACACTCAACCGCTTCTCTGCATTGCAGCAGTCTGGACAATCTtcttcatcctcatcctcaCTTGACTCTGATCGTAGAGTGCCTCAAAG AAACAGCTCCAGTAGGGACCGTGGTGACAGAGATCGCAATGACCGAGACAGAGATCGCAATGACCGAGACAGAGATCGCTTTGACCGATTTGATAGCAGGCGGGAAGATCGGGACCGAGGCCTAGACAGACCCCGTCAGGCCATCACCAAACGCAGCTTCAGCCGTGAAAATGAAGAACGCAGAGGAGGTGACAGCCGCGGACCTCCGGATTCTGTACGCCGCGTGTCCAGCATGACAGAGAACCGCGACCGAGGCAGTCGTGAGCGCGATAGAAGCAAAGACACAG TGAAGCCTGTGTCGGCTCCTGTTCCACCACCTCCTGCTCCAGCCAAACCTGCCATGAGTGAGGAAGAGCTGGACAAGAAGTCCAAATCCATAATTGAAGAGTATCTCCACATCAATGACATGAAG GAGGCAGTGCAGTGTGTGCAGGAGCTGAACAGCGCCTCTCTTCTCTTCGTGTTTGTACGGAACGGTGTGGAGTCCACGCTGGAGCGCAGCACCATCGCTAGAGAGCATGTGGGCCTGTTGTTTCAGAAGCTTGTTAGTGCTAGAATACTACTACCTGAGCAGTACTACAAGGG ACTTCAGGAGATTCTGGAGATAGCAGATGATATGGCCATTGACATTCCTCACATTTGGCTCTACTTGGCTGAGATCATCACACCCATGTTGCAAGAGGGTGGCATTCCCATGGGCCAGCTTTTCAG TGAAGTGTCCAAACCTCTACTGCCAATGGGCAAAGCAGCAATCTTGCTTGTTGACATACTTAACCTTCTCTGCAAAGGGCTG AGTCACAAAAAGGCTGGAGCGATGTGGTTGGAGGCAGGACTCAGGTGGAAAGACTTTCTGCCTGAAGATGAGGATGTCAATAAGTTTGTTACAGAGCAG AAAATGGAGTTCACTCTGGGTGAGGAATCTGAGAAGCCCAGTAAGAAAGAACTGACTGCTGAGGAGCTGAGTAAACATTTGGACAGGTTGTTACAGGAAAAAGCCAACAACCAGAGGATCTATGACTGGGTagag GCCAACCTAGATGAGCAGAAGATGAGCTCCAATCAGTTTGTGCGGGCCTTGATGACATCTGTGTGTCAGTCTGCCGTTATAT GTGAGAACCCCTACAAGGTGGATGTAGAGCAGATTAACCAAAGGGCCAAGCTGCTGCAGAAGTACCTCTCTGATGAAATGAAGGAGCTGCAGGCACTCTACGCTCTCCAGGCTCTCATGGTGCAGATGGAGCAGCCGGCCA ATTTACTGCGTATGTTTTTCGACGCGCTGTACGATGAGGACGTGATCAAAGAGGAAGCCTTCTACAAATGGGAGTCCAGCAAAGACCCGGCGGAGCAGCTGGGAAAGGGTGTGGCCCTGAAGTCTGTCACTGCCTTCTTCACTTGGTTACGGGAGGCTGAGTCCGAATCTGACAACAGCTAA